In one Brassica oleracea var. oleracea cultivar TO1000 chromosome C9, BOL, whole genome shotgun sequence genomic region, the following are encoded:
- the LOC106317690 gene encoding uncharacterized protein LOC106317690: MEKKWSVAMMVFVLVVMAATGGEAFNHLCTFKCCILCHDIEFKTPCFKLCMADCQQKATNILHSTKNSQMKTGEVEEMRGKR; encoded by the exons ATGGAGAAAAAATGGAGCGTGGCTATGATGGTGTTCGTTTTGGTGGTGATGGCGGCCACGGGAGGAGAAGCGTTCAATCACTTATGCACATTTAAATGTTGTATTCTCTGCCACGATATTGAGTTCAAAACACCCTGCTTCAAACTATGTATGGCCGACTGCCAACAAAAAGCTACAAATATCCTTCACTCAACCAAAAACTCGCA GATGAAGACTGGAGAGGTGGAAGAAATGAGAGGAAAAAGATAG
- the LOC106317371 gene encoding 40S ribosomal protein S15-6, which produces MTTTNEPEFATAVAVATKNRTFKKFSFRGFNVEALLKMSTYDLSKLFNARVRRRFYRGLKKKPLILIKKLRKAKKEAKDENKKKPELVKTHLRNMIIVPEMIGSVVGVHNGKKFNEVVIKPEMIGHYLAEFSMTCKKVDHYRPRICGCGCYRNSTRFIPLR; this is translated from the coding sequence ATGACGACTACCAACGAACCAGAGTTTGCCACGGCCGTGGCGGTTGCGACAAAGAACAGAACGTTCAAGAAGTTCTCATTCAGAGGGTTCAACGTCGAAGCTCTTCTCAAAATGTCCACATATGATCTCTCTAAGCTTTTCAACGCTCGTGTTAGAAGGAGATTCTATAGAGGGCTAAAGAAGAAGCCTCTGATTCTGATCAAGAAGCTACGCAAGGCGAAGAAAGAAGCAAAGGATGAGAACAAGAAGAAGCCTGAACTAGTGAAGACGCATCTAAGGAACATGATCATTGTCCCTGAGATGATTGGAAGTGTTGTTGGAGTGCACAACGGTAAGAAGTTTAACGAGGTTGTGATTAAACCTGAGATGATTGGTCATTATCTTGCTGAGTTTTCGATGACTTGTAAGAAAGTTGATCATTATAGACCACGTATATGTGGTTGTGGTTGTTACCGTAATTCCACCAGGTTTATTCCTCTGAGGTGA